Genomic DNA from Pseudomonadota bacterium:
TCTTGAAGTCATTTCTTTAAGAATAGAGAGAACAATCTTGGGATTTTCCCTCAATATGACATCAAAATTATCATGGGAGATACTTACAAGCTGTGTGTCAGGTTCTGCGGCAATCGCTGTAGCTGTCCTCAGGGTATTGACGAGCATTGACATCTCGCCAAAGTATTCACCCTTCTTCATAACCCTGATAATCTGCTCCTTTTTGCAAATATTGATAGAACCGGAGATAATATAGAACATGTTGCTTCCCTTTTCGCCTTCTGCAAAAACTGTCTCCCCTGTGTTATAGCGTTTTATAAACTTCTTTATAAGCATCTTTGGCGCTTTAAGAGAAGTTGAGTCCTCAAGAAAAAGTCCCTTCAGCAGGAGTGCATCTCTCTTACTAATATTTACCATGATCTCAGCGCCGAAGAGGATTACCAGGAAGCAATAATAGACCCATATAATCATTATGAACAGGGTTTTTAGAGAACCAAAGGCCAGACCATAGCTGGGATTGAAGGTAAGAAAGATTGAAAACAAGTTTCTCATAAAGATTATGAGGAAAGCAGAGACAAGAGAAGCTGTGAGGAGGCGGTTTATCCACAATTTTACAGGTAAGAAGGTGATATAGAAAATGCACATACACAAAGTTGCTACAATAAGAGAGGTAATAATCTCTGTAATGCCGATCAACGACGGATTGCTTTTTAATAACATACGTGTAATGGAGGAATACAATATTTCGCCTACCATGAGGACAAAGAATAGAATAAGTGTAATGAGGGCTGCTACGGCGTTAAGGAACTGTGACCGTATCAAAGATATTTCACTGTCTATATTGAAAATTTTGATGAATGCAGTTCTTAGCGAGTCTGTGAGAGACATGATTGATACAAAAACTATTGAAAGACTGACAACTCCCCATATTACTTTATATTCCGTTAAGAAGTAGAATTCTTTGGAAATTAATTTATTTAGCTGAGGGAACAGGTGAGCTATGAGACTTTCTATGCCACTCATGATTGTCTGTGACAGAATGGCATAATTGCCAAGCAGGTACGCAACAAAGAAGAGAAGCGGTATAAGAGAGAAAAAGCCATAGGTAGCGAGAGCTGCTGACATCTCGAAATTGTTGTTTTTCAGGAATGATTTTATAGATTCTCTCATTATCAAAAGAGCAATGCCTATGATTTTTTTTATTTTTTCAAATTTCATGCGAGTAGGTTTACCTTATCGAAATTAAGTTTCCAATTATGCAATAGTACCATCCTTATATATATGTCATATATTATGTCACAACATTCAAGTATTTTAAATATCTCCATTCCCGACCATCACCCGCAAGCGGGTACCCGAGAATCGCTCCACTGAAACTGGCAAACTTGCCCCGCATGGATGCGGGACTTCGGACATGCCCGTTTCCCCTTCGAGACGTTCCGCTTCGTTCGAGCCGGGTACCCGCGGAAGCGATTTCTCCAGTCCACGGGTGGCAACCGGTCATGTTGCTCAACTTCGTTCGCAATGAAACCTTGCCGTGATGTCATGCAACAGGGAACTCCTTTCTCTCCTGAGTGTAAAGATACTGTTAGGGACAGGACACCATGCACGCCAAATAGCTCCGTTAGCCGCTATTGGAAGCTAAGATCCACACTTAAAAGCCGAAACATCTTGAATATTTAAGATGTAATAGTTATAATAAAAAAACTGTGAGGGAGACAGGCTTAGTTTCTTTTTTATTTTCTGGAGGATAGAATGAAAGTCGAGGTAGAGACTCTTGATAGTGTGAGGAAAAGGGTGGAGGTTATCCTTCCGGAAGAAAAGATAACAGAATTAGAAGAAAAGATATACGAGGAGCTTAAAAAAGGGGCCAAAGTAAAAGGTTTTAGACCCGGAAAAATTCCAAGATCTATTATTACCCACTATTATAAGGATTATATTGATGAAGAGTTAAAGAAAAGGATGGTTCAATCCACAATGGTAGATGCCCTTAATATGGCCAAGGTCGAACCTATTATAGAACCCTATGTGGATTTTTTGGAAGAAGAGGGCCGCCATGGTTACAAACTTGAGTGTGAGGTCCTGCCTGAGATAGAACTGCCTTCCTATAAGGGGGTAGGGGTAGAGGTAGAGGCAATCAAAGTAACAGATGAGGATATGGAGAAAAAAATTGAAAGTTTACGACAAATGCACGCAGAAATGATAACAAAAGAAGGGGACATCGGGGCGCAGAAAGGAGATTTTGTAGTTATTAAATATCAAGGTTATATGAATGGAAAACCGGTAAAAGATATAGCTACGGAAGCATATCCACTGGAAATAGGTGCTACTACACTTATGCCGGAGTTTGAGAATACACTCATCGGGATGAAAGCGGGTGATGAAAGAGAAGTAGAGATAAAGTTTCCTGAAGATTATCCCGATAAAGAAATTGCATCAAAAACAATACTTTTTAAGGTATTGCTTAAAGAGATCAGGGAAAAAAGGCTCTTGGAAGTGAATGATGAGTTTGCCAAGGATCTTAACTTTGAAAACATGACAAGCTTGAAAGACGGGCTTAAGAAAGAAATAGAGAAGGAGAAAGAAGGGGCGAGAAAAAGGGATGTTGCTCAAAAGATAACAGAGTCTTTAATAAATGGGATGGACAT
This window encodes:
- a CDS encoding YihY/virulence factor BrkB family protein, with product MKFEKIKKIIGIALLIMRESIKSFLKNNNFEMSAALATYGFFSLIPLLFFVAYLLGNYAILSQTIMSGIESLIAHLFPQLNKLISKEFYFLTEYKVIWGVVSLSIVFVSIMSLTDSLRTAFIKIFNIDSEISLIRSQFLNAVAALITLILFFVLMVGEILYSSITRMLLKSNPSLIGITEIITSLIVATLCMCIFYITFLPVKLWINRLLTASLVSAFLIIFMRNLFSIFLTFNPSYGLAFGSLKTLFIMIIWVYYCFLVILFGAEIMVNISKRDALLLKGLFLEDSTSLKAPKMLIKKFIKRYNTGETVFAEGEKGSNMFYIISGSINICKKEQIIRVMKKGEYFGEMSMLVNTLRTATAIAAEPDTQLVSISHDNFDVILRENPKIVLSILKEMTSRLKMTNENI
- the tig gene encoding trigger factor; the encoded protein is MKVEVETLDSVRKRVEVILPEEKITELEEKIYEELKKGAKVKGFRPGKIPRSIITHYYKDYIDEELKKRMVQSTMVDALNMAKVEPIIEPYVDFLEEEGRHGYKLECEVLPEIELPSYKGVGVEVEAIKVTDEDMEKKIESLRQMHAEMITKEGDIGAQKGDFVVIKYQGYMNGKPVKDIATEAYPLEIGATTLMPEFENTLIGMKAGDEREVEIKFPEDYPDKEIASKTILFKVLLKEIREKRLLEVNDEFAKDLNFENMTSLKDGLKKEIEKEKEGARKRDVAQKITESLINGMDIPVPKRLLEKRIEMMVQDAKSRFKTDKLNEEEQRTLESNLKKEFEQRAQERIKIDIVLSKIAEKEGIKVDDNDIHERIKKIAEDTKRPYDDIKSFYEHYNLTENLKSSVVEEKTINFLRDNAIIREKS